The proteins below are encoded in one region of Vicinamibacteria bacterium:
- a CDS encoding sodium/solute symporter (Members of the Solute:Sodium Symporter (SSS), TC 2.A.21 as described in tcdb.org, catalyze solute:Na+ symport. Known solutes for members of the family include sugars, amino acids, nucleosides, inositols, vitamins, urea or anions, depending on the system.) — MSESALYTLILGVYFAAMLSLGFWFGRRVRTDRDYFIARGKLGPATIGFSFSATQMSGSSYMGAVGTQSVLGYAFIPAGVSSASAPWFSYILLGDRLRKIAGKMESVTLVDVFEKRYYSNAAGLVATFIMLVAFVPMISAQLKAAGNVFEVLLGVPYVAGLFLFGGIVILYTVLGGMFAVAWTDLIQGVIMIVGFAILAPVAVGAAGGFSEMHRQYSELNPGGISFLGNMPAVWVVSSFVVWGFFQIGGAPASVTRFLIPEDDQTLRAAMVYSVTFQSFIYLCAGLVAISGGVLLPNLAQPDLTVPTLITELLHPVVGGVIVAAILGATMSTIDSTLLLAGSLAAENVYTKLERLAGREVEPRAGLRIARRATLAIGLLALVVSIKPPAAILWIVTIAFSLMASAFTFPFLLGLWWPRATKEGGIAGMIGGSLACVSWYVAGYLEYQSFDNWIGGIWPAIFGPFVSLLLVVVVSKLTAPPPQEIRELFFDSGSTGPELN, encoded by the coding sequence TTGAGCGAGAGCGCTCTCTACACCCTGATCCTCGGAGTGTACTTCGCCGCCATGTTGTCGCTCGGCTTCTGGTTCGGCCGGAGGGTCAGAACCGACCGAGACTACTTCATCGCCCGGGGAAAGCTGGGGCCGGCGACGATTGGGTTCTCGTTCTCCGCGACTCAGATGAGCGGAAGTAGCTACATGGGGGCGGTGGGAACCCAGTCCGTGCTCGGCTACGCTTTCATTCCCGCGGGCGTCTCTTCCGCCTCCGCTCCCTGGTTCTCCTATATTTTGCTCGGCGACCGCCTGAGAAAAATTGCGGGGAAGATGGAGAGCGTCACGCTCGTCGACGTCTTCGAGAAGAGGTACTACAGCAACGCCGCCGGCCTCGTCGCGACCTTCATCATGCTCGTCGCCTTCGTGCCGATGATCTCGGCGCAGCTCAAAGCTGCCGGAAACGTTTTCGAGGTTCTGCTCGGGGTGCCTTATGTCGCGGGGCTGTTCTTGTTCGGAGGCATCGTCATCCTGTACACGGTCCTCGGCGGCATGTTCGCCGTCGCTTGGACCGATCTGATTCAGGGCGTCATCATGATCGTGGGTTTCGCGATCCTGGCGCCCGTCGCCGTCGGCGCCGCCGGAGGTTTCTCCGAGATGCACCGGCAGTACAGCGAGCTCAACCCCGGCGGCATCTCCTTTCTCGGAAACATGCCGGCGGTGTGGGTAGTGTCGTCCTTCGTCGTTTGGGGTTTCTTCCAGATCGGCGGCGCTCCCGCCTCGGTGACCCGGTTTCTCATTCCCGAGGACGACCAAACGCTTCGCGCCGCCATGGTTTACTCGGTGACGTTCCAGAGCTTTATTTACCTGTGTGCCGGTCTCGTTGCGATCTCGGGGGGCGTTCTGCTGCCGAATCTGGCCCAGCCGGATCTTACCGTTCCCACACTCATCACCGAGCTGCTCCATCCCGTCGTGGGAGGAGTGATCGTGGCCGCCATACTCGGCGCCACGATGTCCACGATCGATTCGACGCTTCTTCTGGCGGGCTCGCTCGCCGCCGAGAACGTCTACACCAAGCTCGAGCGGCTCGCGGGCCGTGAGGTCGAGCCCCGAGCCGGGCTCAGGATCGCGCGGCGTGCGACGCTCGCCATCGGCCTCCTCGCCCTCGTCGTGTCTATCAAGCCGCCGGCTGCGATCCTGTGGATCGTCACCATCGCCTTCAGCTTGATGGCGTCGGCCTTCACGTTTCCATTTCTGCTGGGGCTCTGGTGGCCGCGTGCGACTAAAGAAGGCGGAATCGCAGGGATGATCGGAGGCTCGCTGGCGTGCGTCTCCTGGTACGTTGCCGGCTATCTGGAGTATCAGTCCTTCGACAACTGGATTGGCGGGATCTGGCCGGCGATCTTCGGGCCGTTCGTCTCCCTCCTTCTCGTCGTCGTCGTAAGCAAGCTCACGGCACCCCCTCCCCAGGAAATCCGGGAGCTCTTCTTCGATAGCGGTTCGACCGG